One window of Dechloromonas sp. ZY10 genomic DNA carries:
- a CDS encoding response regulator produces MLKIAFLRNLFLSVLVLLAVLVAYIHFAVFPAFNQLLIANTEDEAERVATHLAVLLLAEKQVLSREALASDRHFSGQMHNLRTQLGLWKLRLFDSTGEMVFSTRPEEIGRRIAEPYFFQQVAQGQPWSKLEQKGGKSAEGEDLTLSIVETYIPVMREGRFIGAFEVYYDVTRRAADLNQVIRQSALIVVLTFATLLVVLFLLLRRAAHALSERESASRTIEQLGQQRAQMLTALGEGVYGVDPAGKTTFINPAALHMLQLREDEAIGHSLHHLSHYRHADGSDYPEPACPIVHTMRDGETRHVDQDVFWRRDGSSFPVEYTSTPLPGAAGGIAGAVVVFRDISERRATEMARQAAAEAAEQASLAKSMFLANMSHEIRTPLNAVIGMGSLLEDTPLDPTQREYVQTVRTSSESLLVLINDILDYSKIEAGHLELESHPFDLYECIDSALDLVSLRAAEKGLELVHDFNPDLPRTLRGDITRLRQILVNLLGNAVKFTEQGQVVVRVEVLTGEPGQTIGEGRPVSLCFSVRDTGIGIPPEKIDRLFKSFSQVDASTTRRFGGTGLGLAISKRLSELMGGGISVESSGQPGGGSCFSFTLTLPAAREALATWESEHRQDLCGKSLLAVDDNPANLCLLERLGQQWGMRVLAFASPQAALAALDEGLRPDVAVLDMQMPEMDGSDLARAIRSRPAGVALPCILLSSLGRSLSEAERAPFAALLNKPLRFSTLFQILVSVLPESGLHPIASSSSPAGTPAPEQTGGRSLRLLLVEDNPVNQRVAAHLLGKLGYQADLAGNGLEALAALERQAYDVILMDVQMPEMDGLEATRRIVEAYPDGRRPHIVAMTANAMEGDREACLEVGMNDYVAKPIRLDELQAALLRAGERLRISR; encoded by the coding sequence GTTGCTGGCCGTGCTGGTGGCTTACATCCATTTCGCCGTTTTCCCTGCTTTCAATCAGTTGCTGATCGCCAATACCGAAGATGAGGCCGAAAGGGTGGCGACACATCTGGCGGTGCTGCTGCTCGCCGAGAAGCAGGTGCTGAGCCGTGAGGCGCTAGCCTCTGACCGGCACTTCTCGGGGCAGATGCACAATTTGCGGACACAGCTGGGGTTGTGGAAGCTGCGCCTTTTCGATTCGACCGGCGAGATGGTCTTTTCAACCCGGCCCGAGGAAATCGGCCGCCGGATCGCCGAGCCGTATTTTTTTCAGCAGGTTGCCCAGGGGCAGCCCTGGAGCAAGCTTGAGCAGAAGGGGGGCAAGTCGGCAGAAGGCGAAGACCTGACCTTGTCGATTGTCGAAACCTACATTCCGGTAATGCGTGAGGGGCGTTTCATCGGCGCCTTCGAGGTCTATTATGATGTAACCCGGCGGGCTGCCGACCTCAATCAGGTGATTCGCCAGTCGGCATTGATCGTCGTGCTTACCTTTGCCACTTTGCTGGTGGTGCTTTTCCTGTTGTTACGGCGTGCTGCCCATGCCCTGTCTGAACGCGAATCTGCTAGTCGCACCATCGAGCAACTCGGACAGCAGCGGGCGCAAATGCTGACCGCGCTCGGCGAAGGGGTCTATGGTGTTGATCCGGCCGGGAAAACCACCTTCATCAATCCGGCCGCCTTGCATATGCTGCAACTTCGGGAAGATGAGGCGATCGGGCATTCTCTGCATCACTTGAGTCATTACCGCCATGCCGATGGCAGCGATTATCCCGAGCCGGCGTGCCCGATTGTGCACACCATGCGCGATGGCGAAACCAGGCATGTCGATCAGGATGTTTTCTGGCGGCGGGATGGCAGCAGTTTTCCGGTCGAGTACACCAGTACCCCTTTGCCGGGGGCTGCTGGCGGCATTGCCGGGGCCGTCGTGGTCTTTCGTGACATCAGCGAACGGCGGGCGACCGAAATGGCACGGCAGGCTGCTGCCGAGGCGGCGGAGCAGGCAAGCCTGGCCAAATCGATGTTCCTTGCCAACATGAGCCATGAAATCCGTACTCCGCTCAACGCGGTGATCGGCATGGGTTCCCTGCTTGAAGATACGCCGCTCGATCCCACCCAGCGCGAGTATGTCCAGACCGTGCGGACCAGTTCCGAATCGCTGCTGGTGCTGATCAACGATATTCTCGACTATTCCAAGATCGAGGCCGGCCATCTCGAACTGGAGTCGCATCCCTTCGATCTCTACGAGTGCATCGACAGTGCCCTCGATCTGGTGTCCTTGCGTGCCGCCGAAAAAGGGCTGGAACTGGTCCATGATTTCAACCCCGATCTACCCCGTACCTTGCGTGGCGACATCACCCGTTTGCGACAAATTCTGGTCAATTTGTTGGGCAATGCGGTCAAGTTTACCGAGCAAGGGCAAGTTGTCGTACGGGTTGAAGTGCTTACCGGTGAGCCCGGGCAGACGATTGGCGAGGGGCGGCCGGTGAGTCTGTGCTTCAGCGTTCGCGATACGGGGATTGGTATTCCGCCGGAAAAAATCGATCGTCTGTTCAAATCCTTCAGCCAGGTCGATGCCTCGACCACTCGTCGTTTCGGAGGGACCGGGCTGGGCTTGGCGATCAGCAAGCGGCTCAGCGAACTGATGGGAGGCGGGATCAGTGTCGAGAGCAGTGGTCAGCCAGGGGGAGGCAGCTGTTTCAGTTTCACCCTGACCTTGCCTGCCGCCCGCGAGGCGCTGGCGACATGGGAAAGCGAGCATCGGCAGGACTTGTGCGGAAAGTCCCTGCTGGCGGTCGATGACAATCCGGCCAATCTCTGTCTGCTGGAAAGGCTCGGGCAGCAATGGGGCATGCGGGTGCTGGCCTTTGCCTCGCCGCAAGCAGCGCTTGCGGCCTTGGACGAGGGTTTGCGTCCGGATGTTGCCGTGCTCGACATGCAGATGCCCGAAATGGATGGCAGCGACCTGGCCAGGGCAATTCGCAGCCGCCCCGCAGGGGTGGCGCTGCCCTGCATCCTGCTCTCGTCGCTGGGGCGTTCCCTCAGCGAGGCCGAGCGTGCACCGTTTGCCGCGCTGCTCAACAAACCCTTGCGTTTCAGTACCCTGTTCCAGATTCTGGTCTCAGTGCTGCCTGAGTCGGGGTTGCATCCTATTGCGAGTTCGTCCTCGCCGGCTGGCACGCCGGCCCCGGAGCAGACTGGCGGGCGGAGTTTGCGCCTGCTGCTGGTCGAGGATAACCCGGTCAATCAGCGGGTAGCCGCCCATTTGCTGGGCAAGCTCGGTTATCAGGCCGATCTTGCAGGGAATGGCCTGGAGGCGCTGGCCGCTCTGGAGCGCCAGGCGTACGACGTGATCCTGATGGATGTACAGATGCCGGAAATGGATGGTCTGGAAGCAACCCGGCGTATCGTCGAGGCCTATCCCGACGGTCGTCGCCCACATATCGTGGCGATGACTGCCAATGCCATGGAAGGTGACCGCGAGGCTTGTCTTGAGGTTGGGATGAACGACTATGTGGCCAAGCCGATCCGTCTGGATGAGTTGCAGGCGGCGTTGTTGCGTGCCGGAGAGCGTCTGCGTATTAGCCGCTGA
- a CDS encoding hydrogenase small subunit, which translates to MAKQDLITLESDDRIGAAADRLSMDRREFLQFCAAMATTLGLPQGADAAVAEAVANKERPSVIWLHFQECTGCTESMLRAEHPTLEKLILDVISLDYHETLFAAAGHQVEEARLAAMKRHKGKYLLVVEGAIPTRDGGVYCKIGGKTAIELLKECAADAAAVIAMGSCASWGGMPSTIPSIPGATESPTGSSGVAQVLGKPVVTIPGCPPNPYNFLSTVVHFLTFGKLPAVDEKGRPKFAYSRLIHENCERRAHFDAGRFAMEFGDDGHRKGYCLYKLGCKGPETYANCSVIMFGDAGAGTWPVACGHPCIGCTEEGVGFAKPIHAMAKMKNIEPSVFLPRIVEEKGIGATLGSAAVLAAVAGAAAGAGAMVAKNLGLSHQAAELERAKQEGKQADETTGA; encoded by the coding sequence ATGGCTAAGCAAGACCTGATTACGCTGGAAAGCGATGACCGCATTGGCGCGGCGGCAGACCGCCTGTCGATGGATCGTCGCGAATTCCTGCAATTCTGCGCCGCGATGGCGACCACCCTCGGCCTGCCGCAAGGCGCCGACGCGGCAGTGGCCGAAGCGGTCGCCAACAAGGAGCGGCCATCGGTAATCTGGTTGCACTTCCAGGAATGTACCGGCTGCACCGAGTCGATGCTGCGCGCCGAGCACCCGACCCTGGAAAAGCTGATTCTCGACGTGATCTCGCTCGATTATCACGAAACCCTGTTCGCCGCTGCCGGTCACCAGGTCGAAGAAGCGCGACTGGCGGCGATGAAGCGCCACAAGGGCAAATACCTGCTGGTGGTTGAGGGCGCCATTCCGACCCGCGACGGCGGCGTCTATTGCAAGATTGGCGGCAAGACCGCGATCGAACTGCTCAAGGAATGTGCTGCCGATGCGGCGGCGGTAATTGCAATGGGTTCCTGCGCCTCGTGGGGCGGCATGCCCTCGACCATTCCGTCGATTCCCGGGGCGACCGAGAGCCCCACCGGGTCGAGCGGGGTAGCCCAGGTTCTGGGCAAGCCGGTGGTGACCATTCCCGGCTGCCCGCCCAACCCGTACAACTTCCTGTCTACGGTGGTGCACTTCCTGACCTTCGGCAAGCTGCCGGCAGTCGATGAGAAAGGACGCCCGAAGTTCGCCTATTCCCGCCTGATCCACGAAAACTGCGAACGCCGCGCCCACTTTGACGCCGGCCGTTTTGCCATGGAATTCGGCGACGATGGCCATCGCAAGGGCTACTGCCTGTACAAGCTCGGCTGCAAGGGGCCGGAAACCTACGCCAACTGTTCGGTGATCATGTTCGGCGACGCCGGTGCCGGCACCTGGCCGGTTGCCTGCGGCCACCCCTGTATCGGCTGTACCGAAGAGGGTGTCGGCTTTGCCAAGCCGATCCACGCGATGGCCAAGATGAAGAACATCGAGCCCTCGGTTTTCCTGCCGCGCATCGTCGAGGAAAAGGGCATCGGGGCAACGCTCGGTTCGGCGGCCGTGCTGGCTGCAGTTGCCGGCGCGGCGGCCGGGGCCGGGGCGATGGTGGCCAAGAATCTCGGTCTCTCGCATCAGGCGGCCGAACTCGAACGCGCCAAGCAGGAAGGCAAGCAGGCCGACGAAACGACGGGAGCCTGA
- the hybA gene encoding hydrogenase 2 operon protein HybA: protein MKQPSHPHTEPEAGSQGRRNFLKRLLAGGAAAAAAVAPEVACARDTLQRPPEALGLLYDATLCVGCQACVAACKQANANPAEFTAVDKLWDTPLDTSGHTFNLIKMYRNGTMENKDAEQNGFAFMKTSCMHCADPSCVSACPVSAMTKNPVNGIVGYDPDICIGCRYCVAACPFGIPKYQYDSPTGQIGKCELCRHRHKDGHYSACAEVCPTGATLFGRSEDLLAEAKRRLALKPGEWTTMPRGRLPAKDETPEQAAKWQGPLNQDYQAQAGAYLQHVYGEKEYGGTQVLKLSAVNFQKVGMPDLPPKSSAATSETIQHSLYGGLVMPVAVLAGLTWVARRNVVAESAQDQDKQGEA, encoded by the coding sequence ATGAAACAACCCTCCCATCCGCACACTGAGCCGGAAGCCGGCAGTCAGGGCCGGCGCAACTTCCTCAAGCGCCTGCTTGCCGGTGGTGCCGCTGCGGCCGCTGCCGTGGCGCCGGAAGTCGCTTGCGCCCGCGATACCCTGCAACGGCCGCCGGAAGCCCTCGGCCTGCTCTACGATGCCACCCTCTGCGTCGGCTGCCAGGCTTGCGTTGCGGCTTGCAAGCAAGCCAATGCCAACCCGGCCGAATTCACCGCCGTCGACAAGTTGTGGGATACGCCGCTCGACACCAGCGGCCACACCTTCAACCTGATCAAGATGTACCGCAACGGCACGATGGAAAACAAGGATGCGGAGCAGAACGGCTTCGCCTTCATGAAGACCTCGTGCATGCATTGCGCCGATCCGTCCTGCGTCTCGGCCTGCCCGGTTTCGGCAATGACCAAGAACCCGGTCAATGGCATCGTCGGCTACGACCCGGACATCTGCATCGGCTGCCGTTACTGCGTCGCCGCCTGCCCGTTCGGGATTCCCAAGTACCAGTACGATTCACCCACCGGCCAGATCGGCAAGTGCGAACTCTGCCGCCATCGGCACAAGGACGGTCACTACTCGGCCTGCGCCGAAGTCTGCCCGACCGGCGCGACGCTGTTTGGCCGCAGCGAGGACCTGCTCGCCGAAGCCAAGCGCCGCTTGGCGCTGAAGCCGGGCGAGTGGACCACCATGCCGCGCGGCCGTCTGCCGGCCAAGGATGAAACGCCGGAACAGGCCGCCAAGTGGCAGGGACCGCTGAACCAGGACTATCAGGCACAAGCCGGCGCCTATCTGCAGCACGTCTATGGCGAGAAGGAGTACGGCGGCACTCAGGTGCTCAAGCTCTCCGCAGTCAATTTCCAGAAGGTCGGGATGCCCGATCTGCCGCCCAAGTCCTCGGCGGCGACTTCGGAAACCATCCAGCACAGCCTGTACGGCGGTCTGGTCATGCCGGTGGCGGTACTCGCCGGCCTGACCTGGGTGGCCCGCCGCAACGTGGTCGCCGAAAGCGCCCAGGATCAAGACAAACAAGGGGAGGCCTGA
- the hybB gene encoding Ni/Fe-hydrogenase cytochrome b subunit, which produces MSAHHPAVPVGGKLLNTATAVCGVLIMAMLAVLLVRFIFGLGAVTNLNDGYPWGIWVIFDVIIGSAFACGGFSVAMLVYIFNRGEYHPLVRPALLASLFGYTLAGVGVIFDLGRWWNFWHIFWPGYANPNSVMFEVAVCISAYITVMWIEFSPVFLEKWGLTVQKKKLEKVLFFFIALGTLLPMMHQSSLGTMLVVMGPQVNPLWQTPIVPLLYLLSAITVGYGIVLFESCVASAAYRREIEMHLLQPMAKIMLGVLGLFLAVRLGDLVVRGALGHAFAASLEAFFFWLELICFVLPYFLIGSAAARRNPARLFLAGIALMCGAMLMRVNGFLIGYDTGLGVDHGWHYFPSIAEMLVTIGMFSVEVLAYIIITRRFPVLPREDAAAAH; this is translated from the coding sequence ATGAGCGCGCATCATCCCGCCGTCCCGGTCGGCGGCAAGCTGTTGAATACCGCCACCGCCGTTTGTGGCGTCCTGATCATGGCGATGCTGGCGGTCCTGCTGGTCCGCTTCATCTTCGGCCTCGGTGCCGTGACCAACCTCAACGACGGCTATCCCTGGGGCATCTGGGTCATTTTCGACGTGATCATCGGTTCGGCCTTCGCCTGCGGTGGTTTCTCGGTGGCGATGCTGGTGTACATCTTCAATCGCGGCGAATATCACCCGCTGGTCCGGCCGGCGCTGCTGGCCAGCCTGTTCGGCTACACCCTGGCCGGCGTCGGGGTGATCTTCGACCTCGGTCGCTGGTGGAATTTCTGGCACATCTTCTGGCCCGGTTACGCCAATCCCAACTCGGTGATGTTCGAGGTTGCGGTCTGCATCTCGGCCTATATCACGGTGATGTGGATCGAGTTCTCGCCCGTTTTTCTCGAAAAATGGGGGTTGACCGTGCAAAAGAAGAAACTGGAGAAGGTCCTGTTCTTCTTCATCGCCCTCGGCACCTTGCTGCCGATGATGCACCAGTCCTCGCTCGGCACCATGCTGGTGGTGATGGGGCCGCAGGTCAATCCGCTGTGGCAGACCCCGATCGTGCCGCTGCTTTACCTGCTGTCGGCGATCACCGTCGGCTACGGCATCGTTCTCTTCGAGTCCTGCGTTGCCTCGGCGGCCTACCGCCGCGAGATCGAAATGCACCTGCTGCAGCCGATGGCCAAGATCATGCTCGGCGTGCTCGGTCTCTTCCTCGCGGTCCGGCTCGGCGACCTGGTCGTGCGCGGTGCCCTCGGCCATGCCTTCGCTGCCAGCCTCGAAGCCTTCTTCTTCTGGCTGGAATTGATCTGCTTCGTGCTGCCTTACTTCCTGATCGGCAGTGCCGCTGCCCGGCGCAATCCGGCCCGGCTGTTCCTGGCCGGGATCGCGCTGATGTGCGGCGCGATGCTGATGCGGGTCAACGGCTTCCTGATCGGTTACGACACTGGTCTTGGCGTTGATCACGGCTGGCACTACTTCCCCTCGATTGCCGAAATGCTGGTCACCATCGGCATGTTCTCGGTCGAGGTTCTTGCTTACATCATCATTACCCGTCGCTTCCCGGTCCTGCCGCGTGAAGACGCTGCGGCTGCTCACTGA
- a CDS encoding nickel-dependent hydrogenase large subunit — translation MSKRVTIDPVTRIEGHLRVDVEVDGGRVKKAWASGQMWRGVENILIGRDPRDAWAITQRICGVCTTVHAMASVRAVENALQLEIPVNAQYIRNMIMLAHGIHDHIVHFYHLSALDWVDVVSALKADPDKAASLAQSLSNWNGNTKAEFKKVQDRLKGFVGTGQLGIFTNGYWGHPAMKLSPEVNLIATVHYLQALEIQRFASKIVSVLGSKSPHIQNVAVGGVANPLNLDAQSVLTIERLLAVKEWIEKLDDFIKNVYLVDVGVIGGFYADWTKYGRGITDYLCVPDIPLDGKGTQFALPGGFIEGGKIESYKPIKTFGDKYFVDGVSEAVKHSWYSYKDGNDKSLHPYQGETTPNYTDFQDNGKYSWLKAPTFYGKPMQVGPLPRVLNMLAAGHEPTKKYATAALDLVSNIAGAKVGLDALHSTIGRHAARAVGCAVQVDELMNQWNLLLANMGKGDLKTFNKPVFPKGEQMGVGFHEAPRGVLSHWVVIEDGKIKNYQCVVPTTWNAAPRNEKDQPGAYEACLLDNPVADPEKPLEVLRTVHSFDPCLACAVHVVDQENNPVVTVKAV, via the coding sequence ATGTCGAAAAGAGTCACGATTGATCCGGTTACTCGCATCGAAGGCCATTTGCGCGTCGATGTCGAGGTCGATGGCGGGCGGGTCAAGAAGGCCTGGGCCTCCGGCCAGATGTGGCGCGGGGTCGAGAACATCCTGATCGGCCGCGATCCGCGCGACGCCTGGGCGATCACCCAGCGCATCTGCGGCGTGTGCACCACGGTGCACGCGATGGCCTCGGTGCGCGCCGTTGAAAATGCGCTGCAACTCGAAATCCCGGTCAACGCCCAGTACATCCGCAACATGATCATGCTGGCGCACGGGATTCACGACCACATCGTGCATTTCTACCACCTCTCGGCGCTCGACTGGGTGGACGTGGTCAGCGCTCTCAAGGCCGACCCGGACAAGGCCGCCAGCCTGGCGCAGAGCCTCTCCAACTGGAACGGCAATACCAAGGCCGAATTCAAGAAGGTGCAGGACCGCCTCAAGGGCTTCGTCGGCACCGGCCAGCTCGGCATCTTCACTAACGGTTACTGGGGCCACCCGGCGATGAAGCTGTCGCCGGAAGTGAACCTGATCGCCACGGTCCACTACCTGCAGGCGCTGGAAATCCAGCGTTTTGCCAGCAAGATCGTTTCGGTGCTCGGCTCCAAATCACCGCACATCCAGAACGTCGCCGTCGGTGGTGTGGCCAATCCGCTCAATCTCGATGCCCAGTCGGTGCTGACCATTGAGCGCCTGCTCGCGGTCAAGGAGTGGATCGAGAAGCTCGACGACTTCATCAAGAACGTCTACCTCGTCGATGTCGGCGTGATCGGCGGCTTCTACGCCGACTGGACCAAGTACGGGCGCGGCATCACCGACTACCTGTGCGTGCCGGACATTCCGCTCGACGGCAAGGGCACACAGTTCGCGCTTCCCGGCGGCTTCATCGAAGGCGGCAAGATCGAGAGCTACAAGCCGATCAAAACCTTTGGCGACAAGTATTTCGTCGATGGCGTTTCCGAAGCAGTCAAGCATTCCTGGTACAGCTACAAGGACGGCAACGACAAGTCGCTGCACCCCTATCAGGGCGAAACGACGCCGAACTACACCGATTTCCAGGACAATGGCAAGTACAGCTGGCTGAAGGCGCCGACCTTCTACGGCAAGCCGATGCAGGTCGGGCCGCTGCCGCGCGTGCTCAACATGCTGGCTGCCGGCCATGAACCGACCAAGAAATACGCCACCGCCGCGCTTGATCTCGTCTCCAACATCGCTGGCGCCAAGGTTGGCCTCGACGCGCTGCACTCGACCATTGGTCGCCATGCGGCACGCGCGGTCGGCTGCGCGGTGCAGGTCGACGAATTGATGAATCAATGGAACCTGCTGCTCGCCAACATGGGTAAAGGCGACCTCAAGACCTTCAACAAGCCGGTCTTCCCCAAGGGCGAGCAGATGGGGGTCGGTTTCCACGAGGCGCCGCGTGGCGTGCTCTCGCACTGGGTGGTGATCGAGGACGGCAAGATCAAGAACTACCAGTGCGTCGTACCGACCACCTGGAACGCCGCACCGCGTAACGAGAAGGATCAGCCTGGTGCCTACGAGGCCTGCCTGCTCGACAACCCGGTTGCCGATCCCGAGAAGCCGCTGGAAGTGCTGCGCACGGTGCACTCCTTCGACCCCTGTCTGGCCTGTGCCGTGCATGTGGTCGACCAGGAGAACAACCCGGTTGTTACCGTCAAGGCGGTCTGA
- a CDS encoding HyaD/HybD family hydrogenase maturation endopeptidase → MRIVVLGVGNILLTDEGVGVRVVEALGERYRLPPEVELIDGGTCGMEFLEQLENLDALIVVDCVRCHQPPATPVLLTGDQVPVFFKTKLSPHQVGLCDVLASLELTGRAPRETVIVGMQPVSMDLGMELSPEVAARLPELLAMTVAELRRCGATVEELA, encoded by the coding sequence ATGCGTATCGTGGTCCTCGGGGTCGGTAACATCCTGCTTACCGACGAGGGTGTCGGGGTTCGCGTCGTCGAAGCACTGGGCGAGCGCTACCGCCTGCCGCCGGAAGTCGAGCTGATCGACGGCGGCACCTGCGGCATGGAGTTCCTTGAGCAACTGGAGAATCTCGACGCGCTGATCGTCGTCGATTGCGTTCGCTGCCACCAGCCGCCGGCGACGCCGGTGCTGCTCACCGGCGACCAGGTGCCGGTGTTTTTCAAGACCAAGCTGTCGCCGCACCAGGTCGGCCTCTGCGACGTCCTCGCCAGTCTCGAACTGACCGGCCGCGCACCGCGCGAAACGGTGATTGTCGGCATGCAGCCGGTGTCGATGGACTTGGGCATGGAGTTGTCGCCGGAAGTCGCTGCCCGCCTGCCCGAACTGCTGGCGATGACGGTGGCCGAACTGCGCCGCTGCGGGGCGACGGTCGAGGAGTTGGCCTGA
- a CDS encoding HypC/HybG/HupF family hydrogenase formation chaperone, with product MCLSIPKQVVAWEGEGYFAWVERDGQRERVNMMLLGPQPLGTWVLTSLGLAKEVVDDEARALIEDALAALAASLNGDYDPLRHFQDMKPAHD from the coding sequence ATGTGCCTGTCGATTCCGAAACAGGTGGTTGCGTGGGAAGGCGAGGGCTATTTCGCTTGGGTCGAGCGCGATGGCCAGCGCGAGCGGGTGAACATGATGTTGCTCGGGCCGCAGCCCCTTGGCACTTGGGTGCTGACTTCGCTCGGCCTGGCCAAGGAAGTGGTCGATGACGAGGCGCGGGCCTTGATCGAGGATGCGTTGGCAGCACTGGCGGCGTCGCTCAACGGCGACTATGATCCGCTGCGCCATTTCCAGGATATGAAGCCCGCACATGACTGA
- the hybE gene encoding [NiFe]-hydrogenase assembly chaperone HybE → MTERLRTPALAPPPIRPATARNDDPAEFFTAHYQRVWEERMQDLPFVNPALSVEVHGFVHYRGDWLGVVITPWFLNLFLVSGGGELWGDIPAGERRYLNLPCGTLQLIADDDPDLGPYQYCPLIAPVSTLSDMGSARQIAIDALKSVFTPPPEPTPAPATAAEEAVATEKPPVSRRGFLRRLAGRS, encoded by the coding sequence ATGACTGAACGCCTCCGTACCCCCGCCCTGGCGCCGCCGCCGATCCGGCCGGCGACTGCCCGCAACGACGATCCCGCCGAGTTTTTCACCGCCCATTACCAGCGCGTCTGGGAAGAGCGGATGCAGGACCTGCCCTTCGTCAATCCGGCCTTGAGCGTCGAAGTGCACGGCTTTGTCCACTATCGCGGCGACTGGCTGGGGGTGGTGATCACCCCGTGGTTCCTCAACCTCTTCCTGGTTTCCGGCGGCGGTGAATTGTGGGGCGACATTCCCGCCGGCGAACGGCGCTACCTGAATCTGCCTTGCGGCACCTTGCAGCTGATTGCCGATGACGACCCCGATCTCGGGCCTTACCAGTATTGTCCGCTGATCGCCCCGGTGAGCACGCTGAGCGACATGGGCAGCGCCCGGCAGATCGCCATCGATGCCTTGAAGTCGGTATTCACCCCGCCGCCCGAGCCGACGCCGGCGCCCGCCACCGCTGCCGAAGAGGCGGTGGCGACCGAAAAACCGCCGGTTTCGCGGCGCGGCTTCCTGCGCCGGCTGGCCGGCCGCAGTTAA
- a CDS encoding HypC/HybG/HupF family hydrogenase formation chaperone: MCLAIPALVVELRDNDNALVELAGVRKEISLALVEGVAVGDYVIVHVGYALNKLDPEEAAKTLKLFAEMGEQAFSDAPPTLH, encoded by the coding sequence ATGTGTCTGGCCATTCCCGCGCTGGTGGTTGAACTGCGCGACAACGACAACGCGCTGGTCGAACTGGCCGGCGTGCGCAAGGAAATCTCGCTGGCCCTGGTCGAGGGCGTTGCAGTCGGCGACTACGTGATCGTCCATGTCGGCTACGCGCTCAACAAGCTCGACCCGGAAGAGGCGGCCAAGACCCTGAAGCTGTTTGCCGAAATGGGCGAACAGGCTTTCTCCGACGCGCCGCCGACCCTGCACTGA
- the hypD gene encoding hydrogenase formation protein HypD translates to MKYIDEYRDGETAQKIAAAIRAEIDPQRRYHFMEFCGGHTHAISRYGVADLLPANVRMIHGPGCPVCVLPIGRVDQAIRLVLDHGVTLCTYGDCLRVPASDGLSLLKAKARAGTGGGEVKMVYSSLDAVTLAQKHPEKQVVFFAIGFETTTPPTAVAIKQAAALGLKNFSVLCCHVLTPSAISSILESPEVRRWGTVPLDGFIGPAHVSTIIGSRPYEFFAEEYRKPVVIAGFEPLDVMQAIKMLIRQVNQGRAEVENEFSRAVDRDGNRKAQALVGEVFEMRKQFEWRGLNVLPYSALRIRSQFAEFDAEQRFAAAYRSVADHKACECGAILRGVKRPQDCKIFGTVCTPENPVGSCMVSSEGACAAHYTYGRYRDAG, encoded by the coding sequence ATGAAGTACATCGACGAATACCGCGACGGCGAAACCGCGCAGAAGATCGCCGCCGCGATCCGTGCCGAGATCGACCCGCAGCGCCGCTACCACTTCATGGAATTCTGCGGCGGCCACACCCATGCCATCTCGCGCTACGGCGTCGCCGACCTGCTGCCCGCCAATGTGCGGATGATCCACGGCCCCGGCTGCCCGGTCTGCGTGCTGCCGATCGGTCGCGTCGATCAGGCGATCCGGCTGGTTCTCGACCACGGCGTCACCCTGTGCACCTACGGCGACTGCCTGCGCGTTCCGGCCAGCGACGGCCTCTCGCTGCTCAAGGCCAAGGCCCGCGCCGGAACCGGCGGCGGCGAGGTGAAGATGGTCTATTCCAGCCTCGACGCGGTGACGCTGGCGCAAAAGCACCCGGAAAAACAGGTCGTCTTCTTCGCCATCGGCTTTGAAACCACCACCCCGCCGACGGCGGTGGCGATCAAGCAGGCGGCGGCGCTCGGGCTCAAGAACTTCTCGGTGCTGTGCTGCCACGTGCTGACGCCGTCGGCCATCTCCAGCATTCTCGAATCGCCGGAAGTCCGCCGCTGGGGCACCGTGCCGCTCGACGGCTTCATCGGCCCGGCACACGTGTCGACCATCATCGGCAGCCGCCCTTACGAATTCTTCGCCGAGGAATACCGCAAGCCGGTGGTGATCGCCGGCTTCGAGCCGCTCGACGTGATGCAGGCGATCAAGATGCTGATCCGCCAGGTCAACCAAGGCCGGGCCGAAGTCGAAAACGAGTTCTCGCGCGCCGTCGACCGTGACGGCAACCGCAAGGCGCAGGCCCTGGTCGGCGAAGTCTTCGAAATGCGCAAACAGTTCGAATGGCGCGGCCTCAACGTGCTGCCCTACTCGGCGCTGCGCATTCGCAGCCAGTTCGCTGAGTTCGATGCCGAACAACGCTTCGCCGCCGCTTACCGTTCGGTCGCGGATCACAAGGCCTGCGAGTGCGGGGCGATCCTGCGCGGGGTCAAGCGGCCGCAGGACTGCAAGATCTTCGGCACGGTGTGCACGCCGGAAAATCCGGTCGGCTCGTGCATGGTCTCGTCGGAAGGTGCATGCGCGGCGCACTATACCTATGGGCGGTATCGGGATGCGGGGTAG